In a single window of the Gemmatimonadaceae bacterium genome:
- a CDS encoding HEAT repeat domain-containing protein — protein sequence MKQSLLYQVSYYLAYLELTLTIVFAVALATSAALARWRRARHERLCTAGREVLARAIAAGTIDDAGVATFERLPWTVQQELVHEFGGALTGSGRERLSSLGHRTGVTQRAVSMCASPWWWNRLAGARVLTALDHDAPAMHPLLRDRSAVVRAQAFVWAAGRDDQAIIDELVSRLADPARLCRFTVQDSLLRLGRPAATALRRFLADPERPGLADALSVARGLGQPELLDPTLALVSHSQGEIRARAAAVLGVLGGERAVEALTQQLGDSTPAVRAAAARALGELGAWTACSALLQLLGDTAWPVRRESALALRRMGGAGTLTLRRALGAENPFAADMARQVLDLPETVYLQVTV from the coding sequence ATGAAGCAATCGCTCCTGTACCAGGTCTCGTACTACCTGGCGTACCTCGAGCTCACGCTCACCATCGTCTTTGCCGTGGCGCTGGCCACCAGCGCCGCGCTCGCGCGCTGGCGCCGCGCGCGACACGAGCGCCTGTGCACCGCGGGGCGTGAGGTCCTGGCGCGCGCCATTGCCGCCGGCACCATCGACGACGCCGGCGTGGCGACCTTCGAGCGCCTGCCGTGGACGGTGCAGCAGGAGCTGGTGCACGAGTTCGGCGGCGCGCTCACCGGGAGCGGGCGCGAGCGCCTGTCCTCGTTAGGCCACCGCACCGGCGTCACGCAGCGCGCCGTGTCCATGTGCGCGTCGCCGTGGTGGTGGAACCGGCTGGCGGGGGCGCGCGTCCTCACCGCGCTCGACCACGACGCCCCGGCCATGCACCCGCTCCTGCGCGATCGCAGCGCGGTGGTGCGGGCGCAGGCCTTTGTTTGGGCCGCGGGGCGCGACGACCAGGCCATCATCGACGAACTCGTCTCGCGCCTGGCCGACCCGGCGCGCCTGTGCCGCTTCACCGTGCAGGACTCGCTGTTGCGGCTGGGGCGCCCCGCAGCCACGGCGCTGCGCCGCTTTCTGGCCGACCCCGAGCGCCCGGGGCTGGCCGACGCGCTCTCGGTGGCGCGCGGGCTGGGGCAGCCTGAACTCCTCGACCCTACCCTCGCGCTGGTGTCGCACTCGCAGGGCGAGATTCGCGCCCGCGCCGCCGCGGTGCTCGGCGTGCTGGGGGGTGAACGCGCCGTCGAGGCGCTCACGCAGCAGCTCGGCGACTCCACCCCGGCGGTGCGCGCCGCCGCCGCCCGCGCGTTAGGCGAGCTGGGGGCGTGGACGGCATGCTCGGCGCTGTTGCAGCTGCTGGGCGATACGGCCTGGCCGGTGCGCCGGGAGAGCGCGCTCGCGCTGCGGCGCATGGGTGGGGCGGGGACGCTCACCTTGCGGCGCGCGCTGGGCGCCGAGAATCCGTTTGCCGCCGACATGGCGCGCCAGGTCCTCGACCTCCCCGAGACCGTCTACTTGCAGGTGACGGTATGA